In the genome of Saccharomonospora viridis DSM 43017, one region contains:
- a CDS encoding acylphosphatase, producing MGNESHDTEAVRLTAWVHGLVQGVGFRWWTRSRALELGLVGRATNLADGRVEVVAEGPKDACERLLAALRSGNTPGRVDHVAERWSEPKGNLTGFVER from the coding sequence GTGGGTAACGAGAGCCATGACACTGAGGCGGTGCGGCTGACGGCGTGGGTGCACGGCCTGGTCCAGGGGGTCGGTTTTCGCTGGTGGACACGTAGTCGGGCGTTGGAACTGGGCCTGGTGGGCAGGGCGACGAACCTGGCCGACGGCCGGGTGGAGGTCGTCGCAGAGGGGCCGAAGGACGCGTGCGAACGCCTGTTGGCCGCGCTTCGTTCCGGAAATACACCCGGTCGGGTGGACCACGTGGCGGAGCGGTGGTCGGAACCCAAGGGCAATCTGACGGGGTTCGTCGAGCGTTGA
- the smc gene encoding chromosome segregation protein SMC: MHLKSLTLKGFKSFASATTLRFEPGITCVVGPNGSGKSNVLDALRWVMGTQGAKDLRGGKMEDVIFAGTSGRAPLGRAEVTLTIDNSDGALPIEYTEVSITRRMFRDGASEYEINGNACRLLDIQELLSDSGIGREMHVIVGQGQLSEILQAKPEERRAFIEEAAGVLKHRKRKEKALRKLTAMQGNLDRLNDLTTELRRQLKPLGKQAEIARRAQVIQAELRDAKLRLYADDLVTQRKAIEKDEADEKAARARRAEVEQMLELVTSEQAELEAALAADAPKLTAAQDTWYQLSALAERLRGTVRLAAERKRHLSAEVDTGGTGRDPEELLAEAERAAEREAELNEAVVEARSTLAEVVERREHLEQVLQAAERAHLAAVRAIADRREGIAKLSGQVEALRSKSSATAEEIDRLTSSIEEAVARAEAAMEELETARVEGGVEDSDDEGLRERHQRAVEAEKAAKARVDELVKAERAAERDIASEKARVDALSMGLARKDGAGALLAAADDVPGLLGSVAALLTVDPGYEAALAAALGPVADAVAVSARDDAVAALRYLKGNDAGRAELLIGDTPASSDPATWPALPEGARWAREVVTAPDALRPAVERALERVAVVPSLDDARALVSAHPEVTAVTGDGDVLGPHRATGGSARDESVIEVQAAVDEAQDRLAAAERVLERTAAELEGARAEHRDRRAELEQAKEALNEAKVRKARSAERVSSLEKAARSAQSEVERLREARAKVERTRDDILVQLEELEERLAVVSEQPVDTDIDTSERDEAAEMLAKVRQEEMDARLALRTAEERARSIAGKADSLRRAAEAERQARERAEKARIARERGAAIAAAVVEGGEIALDRIEKSLQRAAVERDTIQARREHTEQALNQVRNRVRELTTELEKLTDAVHRDEVARAEQRLRLEQLETKIAEEFGIGLDDLVAEYGPDVPVPPGPAELAEYEAAKERGETVVEPQPIPYDRDTQARRAKRAEKDLAQLGKVNPLALEEFAALEERYKFLSTQLEDLKATRKDLLTVVKEVDDKILEVFTSAYHDVAREFETVFSVLFPGGEGRMVLTEPDDMLTTGVDVEARPPGKKVKRLSLLSGGEKSLVAVAMLVAIFRARPSPFYVMDEVEAALDDTNMRRLIGLLEQLRENSQLIIITHQKPTMEIADALYGVSMQGDGITRVISQRLRSAEAVEQPA; encoded by the coding sequence GTGCATTTGAAAAGCTTGACGCTCAAAGGCTTCAAGTCCTTCGCGTCGGCGACCACCCTGCGCTTCGAGCCGGGCATCACCTGTGTCGTCGGACCCAACGGGTCGGGCAAATCGAATGTGCTGGACGCGCTGCGATGGGTCATGGGCACCCAGGGCGCCAAGGACCTGCGCGGCGGCAAGATGGAGGACGTCATCTTCGCCGGCACCTCCGGGCGGGCTCCATTGGGCCGCGCCGAGGTGACACTGACCATCGACAACTCCGACGGCGCGTTGCCCATCGAGTACACCGAGGTGTCGATCACGCGGCGGATGTTCCGTGACGGTGCCAGCGAGTACGAGATCAACGGCAACGCGTGCCGCCTGCTCGACATCCAGGAGTTGTTGTCCGACTCCGGCATTGGCCGGGAGATGCACGTCATCGTCGGCCAAGGCCAGTTGTCGGAGATCCTGCAGGCCAAGCCCGAGGAACGGCGGGCCTTCATCGAAGAGGCCGCCGGGGTGCTCAAGCACCGCAAACGTAAGGAGAAGGCCCTGCGCAAGCTCACCGCCATGCAGGGCAACCTCGACCGGCTGAACGACCTGACCACGGAGCTGCGGCGGCAGCTGAAGCCGTTGGGAAAGCAGGCCGAGATCGCGCGGCGCGCTCAGGTGATCCAGGCCGAACTGCGCGACGCGAAACTGCGACTGTACGCGGACGACCTCGTCACCCAGCGCAAGGCGATCGAGAAGGACGAGGCCGACGAGAAGGCCGCCCGGGCCCGCCGGGCCGAGGTCGAGCAGATGTTGGAGCTCGTCACCTCGGAACAGGCGGAGCTGGAGGCCGCGCTCGCCGCGGACGCGCCGAAACTCACCGCGGCCCAGGACACCTGGTACCAGCTGTCCGCGCTGGCCGAACGGCTGCGAGGCACCGTGCGCCTGGCCGCCGAGCGCAAACGACACCTGTCGGCCGAGGTCGACACCGGTGGCACCGGTCGGGACCCGGAGGAACTGCTCGCGGAGGCCGAGCGGGCCGCCGAGCGGGAGGCCGAGCTGAACGAGGCCGTCGTGGAGGCCCGATCGACCCTCGCCGAGGTCGTGGAACGGCGGGAGCACCTCGAACAGGTCCTGCAGGCGGCCGAACGCGCACACCTCGCCGCCGTGCGCGCCATCGCCGACCGACGTGAGGGAATCGCGAAGTTGTCGGGGCAGGTCGAGGCGCTACGGAGCAAAAGCAGCGCCACCGCCGAGGAGATCGACCGCCTCACCAGCAGCATCGAGGAGGCCGTCGCCCGCGCCGAGGCCGCGATGGAGGAACTGGAGACGGCCCGGGTCGAAGGCGGTGTCGAGGACTCCGACGACGAGGGGCTTCGGGAACGTCACCAGCGTGCCGTGGAGGCCGAGAAGGCCGCCAAGGCACGGGTGGACGAGCTGGTCAAGGCCGAGCGGGCCGCCGAACGCGACATCGCTTCCGAGAAGGCGCGGGTCGACGCGTTGTCGATGGGATTGGCCCGCAAGGACGGCGCCGGTGCGCTCCTGGCCGCGGCGGACGACGTGCCGGGGTTGTTGGGGTCGGTGGCGGCACTGCTCACCGTCGACCCCGGTTACGAGGCGGCCCTCGCCGCGGCGCTCGGACCGGTCGCCGACGCCGTGGCCGTGTCGGCGCGGGACGACGCGGTCGCCGCGCTCCGCTATCTCAAGGGCAACGACGCCGGACGCGCGGAACTGTTGATCGGTGACACGCCGGCATCCAGCGACCCGGCCACGTGGCCCGCGTTGCCGGAGGGGGCCCGGTGGGCGCGTGAGGTCGTCACCGCACCCGACGCACTGCGGCCCGCCGTGGAGCGGGCGTTGGAGCGGGTGGCAGTGGTGCCCTCGCTCGACGACGCCCGCGCACTCGTGTCCGCTCATCCGGAGGTCACCGCGGTCACCGGTGACGGCGACGTCCTCGGTCCCCACCGGGCCACCGGTGGTTCGGCTCGGGACGAGAGCGTCATCGAGGTGCAGGCCGCCGTCGACGAGGCGCAGGATCGGCTCGCCGCGGCCGAGCGGGTGTTGGAGCGTACGGCGGCCGAACTGGAGGGGGCCCGCGCCGAACACCGGGACCGGCGGGCCGAACTGGAACAGGCCAAGGAAGCCCTCAACGAGGCCAAGGTGCGCAAGGCGCGGTCCGCCGAGCGGGTGTCCAGCCTGGAGAAGGCCGCTCGCTCGGCGCAGTCGGAGGTCGAACGGCTGCGCGAGGCACGGGCGAAGGTCGAACGCACCCGCGACGACATCCTCGTGCAGTTGGAGGAGCTGGAGGAACGACTGGCGGTCGTCTCCGAACAGCCGGTGGACACCGACATCGACACCAGCGAGCGGGACGAGGCTGCCGAGATGTTGGCGAAGGTGCGGCAGGAGGAGATGGACGCCCGCCTCGCTCTACGTACCGCCGAGGAACGTGCTCGCAGCATCGCCGGTAAGGCCGATTCGCTGCGCCGTGCGGCCGAGGCCGAGCGCCAGGCCCGGGAGCGTGCCGAGAAGGCCAGGATCGCGCGGGAGCGTGGGGCGGCCATCGCGGCCGCCGTGGTCGAGGGCGGCGAGATCGCGCTCGACCGCATCGAGAAGTCGTTGCAGCGGGCCGCCGTCGAACGGGACACCATCCAGGCGCGTCGTGAACACACCGAGCAGGCGCTGAACCAAGTGCGCAACCGGGTGCGGGAGCTGACGACGGAGTTGGAGAAGCTCACCGACGCCGTGCACCGCGACGAGGTGGCGCGGGCCGAGCAGCGGCTGCGGTTGGAACAACTCGAAACCAAGATCGCCGAGGAGTTCGGTATCGGTCTCGACGACCTCGTCGCCGAGTACGGCCCGGACGTTCCCGTGCCTCCCGGTCCCGCGGAGCTGGCCGAGTACGAGGCCGCCAAGGAACGCGGCGAGACGGTGGTCGAGCCGCAACCCATCCCGTACGACCGGGACACGCAGGCCCGCCGCGCCAAACGGGCCGAGAAGGACCTCGCGCAGCTCGGCAAGGTCAATCCACTGGCGTTGGAGGAGTTCGCCGCGCTGGAGGAGCGCTACAAGTTCCTGTCCACGCAGCTGGAGGACCTCAAGGCGACCCGCAAGGACCTGCTGACCGTGGTCAAGGAGGTCGACGACAAGATCCTCGAGGTGTTCACCAGCGCCTACCACGACGTGGCACGGGAGTTCGAGACCGTGTTCTCCGTGCTCTTCCCGGGCGGGGAGGGGCGCATGGTGCTCACCGAACCCGACGACATGCTCACCACGGGGGTGGATGTGGAGGCACGTCCACCCGGCAAGAAGGTCAAGCGTCTGTCGCTGCTGTCCGGTGGGGAGAAGTCCCTGGTGGCGGTGGCGATGCTCGTGGCGATCTTCCGGGCCCGGCCCTCGCCGTTCTACGTCATGGACGAGGTCGAGGCCGCGCTCGACGACACCAACATGCGCCGGCTCATCGGGCTGTTGGAACAGCTGCGCGAGAACTCGCAGCTCATCATCATCACGCACCAGAAACCCACGATGGAGATCGCCGACGCGCTGTACGGCGTGAGCATGCAGGGCGACGGCATCACCAGGGTCATCTCACAGCGGCTGCGGTCGGCCGAGGCCGTGGAACAGCCCGCGTGA
- a CDS encoding DUF3239 domain-containing protein, translating into MTEQTEQIERTEHGWPSGDPRRFFDAPIDREHLRASSPNVYRRVLWLSIGVCVGGLLIGLGVWSIAEGMDSAAPSWWAMVLGVVAVLVGVGVFLRGLLAGNATKPFRGGQLVPGMVVEQADSTVQLLVLADISRDPAAPPEFAYRLVTFEAREGTRFVPGRPVPCVTHGFIAPPWSRRWWSLEASPVAWATADEHVLEAAGKAIPPAEWDQLLAGAERVAEIRRRPSRLGRISYEDLHESLRRPSTRLGVPVEWQPDGRARFVGSVAHSTSRTTPRM; encoded by the coding sequence ATGACCGAGCAGACCGAGCAGATCGAGCGGACGGAGCACGGTTGGCCGTCGGGGGACCCGCGCCGGTTCTTCGATGCCCCCATCGACCGGGAGCATCTGCGGGCGAGCAGTCCGAACGTCTATCGGCGTGTCCTGTGGCTGTCGATCGGCGTTTGCGTGGGTGGTCTCCTGATCGGTCTAGGGGTGTGGTCGATCGCTGAGGGCATGGACAGCGCGGCCCCCTCGTGGTGGGCGATGGTGCTGGGTGTGGTGGCCGTGCTGGTCGGTGTCGGGGTGTTCCTGCGCGGACTGTTGGCGGGCAACGCCACGAAGCCGTTCCGGGGAGGGCAGCTCGTGCCCGGCATGGTGGTGGAGCAGGCCGACTCCACCGTGCAACTTCTGGTGCTCGCCGACATCTCCCGGGACCCGGCCGCGCCCCCGGAATTCGCGTATCGGCTGGTGACCTTCGAGGCGAGGGAGGGGACGCGGTTCGTGCCCGGCCGTCCGGTGCCGTGTGTGACGCACGGGTTCATCGCGCCGCCGTGGAGCAGGCGGTGGTGGAGTCTCGAGGCGTCGCCGGTGGCGTGGGCGACCGCGGACGAGCACGTGCTCGAGGCCGCAGGTAAGGCGATCCCACCCGCTGAATGGGACCAGTTGCTCGCCGGGGCCGAGCGGGTGGCCGAGATCCGGCGCCGTCCTTCCCGGCTGGGTCGTATCAGCTACGAGGACCTGCACGAGTCGCTGCGTCGGCCCTCGACCCGTCTCGGTGTCCCCGTGGAGTGGCAGCCGGACGGCAGGGCCCGGTTCGTGGGGTCGGTCGCACACAGCACGTCCCGCACCACCCCGAGGATGTGA
- a CDS encoding sodium:solute symporter encodes MRALDLAIIAIFLVGSPLLGIWLGGKQKSSADYFVGNRRVSWWLVTFSVVATETSTLTVISVPTVAYLGNVTYLQLAIGYLIGRVLVAFVLLPRYYSGNLVSAYGLLGQRFGKGMQGTASVTFLLTRLLADGVRLFATAIPVKMVLAALGLDVPYWVIIAAIALVAVIYTYLGGIKAVIWVDAIQMGIYILGAVAAVFFLAGKLPDGWFGSLADEGKFQFFDFTSNIVTNQYAFITAVVGGALFAMASHGADQLMVQRLLACKNVRDSQKAVVASGVVVFLQFALFLLVGAMLWAFYDGAAPESMGLSNNDELFPMFIVEQLPTGLSGLLIAGILAAAMSTISSSLNSLSTSTVSDIYQRVTKKELPDEVVLKQAKLWTLIWAVVFVVFASMFTSTDQPVVEVGLSIASYTYGALLGSFALGILVKRAQQSDAIIAFLCTIVVSAVMVLGVTFTVDGEDKSLAFPWYVPLGVVTTLVLGGLLSLRHRAPGPDELERVKETA; translated from the coding sequence ATGCGCGCACTGGACCTCGCGATCATCGCGATATTCCTGGTCGGTTCGCCGCTGCTGGGCATCTGGCTCGGCGGCAAACAGAAGTCGTCGGCCGACTACTTCGTCGGCAACAGACGGGTGTCCTGGTGGTTGGTGACGTTCTCCGTCGTCGCCACGGAGACGTCCACGCTGACGGTGATCAGCGTGCCGACCGTGGCCTACCTGGGCAACGTCACGTACCTCCAGCTCGCGATCGGTTACCTCATCGGTCGTGTCCTGGTGGCCTTCGTACTCCTGCCGCGCTACTACAGCGGCAACCTCGTCAGCGCCTACGGTCTCCTCGGGCAACGCTTCGGCAAGGGCATGCAGGGCACCGCCTCGGTGACGTTCCTGCTCACCCGACTGCTCGCTGACGGTGTGCGGCTGTTCGCGACCGCGATCCCGGTCAAGATGGTGCTCGCCGCACTCGGTCTCGACGTCCCCTACTGGGTGATCATCGCCGCTATCGCGTTGGTCGCCGTCATCTACACCTACCTGGGTGGGATCAAGGCGGTCATCTGGGTCGACGCGATCCAGATGGGCATCTACATCCTCGGCGCGGTGGCCGCGGTGTTCTTCCTCGCGGGCAAACTGCCCGACGGCTGGTTCGGTTCGCTGGCCGACGAGGGCAAGTTCCAGTTCTTCGACTTCACGTCCAACATCGTCACCAACCAGTACGCGTTCATCACCGCCGTCGTGGGTGGCGCGCTGTTCGCGATGGCCTCGCACGGCGCCGACCAGCTCATGGTGCAGCGCCTGCTGGCCTGCAAGAACGTGCGTGACAGCCAGAAGGCCGTGGTCGCCAGCGGTGTGGTGGTCTTCCTCCAGTTCGCGCTGTTCCTGCTGGTGGGCGCGATGCTGTGGGCGTTCTACGACGGTGCCGCCCCGGAGTCGATGGGCCTGTCGAACAACGACGAGCTGTTCCCGATGTTCATCGTCGAACAGCTGCCCACCGGCCTGTCCGGCCTGCTGATCGCGGGCATCCTGGCCGCCGCCATGAGCACGATCTCCTCGTCGCTGAACTCGCTGTCGACCTCCACCGTCAGCGACATCTACCAGCGGGTGACGAAGAAGGAGCTGCCGGACGAGGTCGTGCTGAAGCAGGCGAAACTGTGGACGCTGATCTGGGCGGTCGTGTTCGTGGTGTTCGCGTCGATGTTCACCAGCACCGACCAGCCTGTGGTCGAGGTGGGGCTGAGCATCGCCAGCTACACCTACGGCGCGCTGCTGGGCTCGTTCGCGCTCGGCATCCTCGTCAAGCGGGCGCAGCAGTCCGACGCGATCATCGCGTTCCTGTGCACGATCGTCGTCTCCGCCGTGATGGTCCTGGGCGTGACGTTCACCGTCGACGGCGAGGACAAGTCGCTGGCGTTCCCGTGGTACGTGCCGCTCGGCGTGGTGACCACGCTGGTGCTCGGTGGACTGCTGTCGCTGCGGCACCGTGCCCCGGGCCCGGACGAGCTGGAACGGGTGAAGGAAACAGCCTGA
- a CDS encoding anhydro-N-acetylmuramic acid kinase, with protein sequence MVESKSEFRVVGLLSGTSVDGIDVAVAAFHADEDELTLTPLGYRELDYPEQLRRDILAALPPAGCSAEQLTKLDTRIGQAFADAAATVIDEIADGRADLVASLGQTVFHWVEEGRVEGTLQLGQPAWIAERTGLPVVADLRVRDVAAGGHGAPLASTLDALWLRAEAEREGKPVAALNIGGIANLTVVRPDGSVLAYDTGPGNALLDIAAAEVTGGAQHSDVDGALAARGTVRDDLLSRLLADPYYSQVPPKSTGKEYFHAAYLRQAVEGLPEIDGPDLLATLTELTAATVAAECERHGVSTVVASGGGLRNPALMTALGARVTVVPSDDKGLPSDGKEAYLTALLGWLTWNGLPANVPSATGAAGARLLGAITPGAGPLLPPTPHPRPVTRLRVTPPDTP encoded by the coding sequence GTGGTTGAAAGCAAGTCCGAGTTTCGAGTCGTCGGATTGCTGTCCGGCACGTCGGTGGACGGCATCGACGTGGCCGTGGCCGCGTTCCACGCCGACGAAGACGAACTCACCCTGACCCCGCTCGGTTACCGCGAGCTTGACTACCCCGAGCAACTACGGCGCGACATCCTCGCCGCCCTCCCGCCCGCAGGCTGCAGCGCGGAGCAGCTCACCAAACTCGACACCCGTATCGGGCAGGCGTTCGCCGATGCCGCCGCCACCGTCATCGACGAGATAGCGGACGGCCGCGCCGACCTCGTCGCCTCCCTCGGCCAGACCGTGTTCCACTGGGTCGAGGAAGGCAGGGTCGAGGGAACGCTCCAGCTCGGCCAGCCCGCGTGGATCGCCGAACGCACCGGACTACCCGTCGTGGCGGATCTGCGGGTGCGGGACGTCGCCGCGGGCGGGCACGGCGCCCCGCTGGCGAGCACACTCGACGCCCTGTGGCTGCGCGCCGAAGCGGAACGGGAGGGCAAGCCCGTCGCCGCTCTCAACATCGGCGGCATCGCCAACCTCACCGTGGTGCGCCCCGACGGCTCGGTACTGGCCTATGACACCGGTCCCGGCAACGCGCTGTTGGACATCGCCGCCGCCGAGGTGACCGGCGGCGCGCAACACAGCGACGTCGACGGCGCGCTCGCGGCACGCGGGACGGTACGCGACGACCTCCTATCGCGATTGCTGGCCGATCCGTACTATTCCCAGGTCCCCCCGAAGTCGACCGGCAAGGAGTATTTCCACGCCGCCTATCTCCGTCAGGCCGTCGAGGGACTGCCGGAGATCGACGGCCCCGACCTGCTCGCCACGCTCACCGAGCTCACGGCGGCGACGGTGGCGGCCGAATGCGAGCGCCACGGCGTCAGCACCGTCGTGGCCTCCGGCGGCGGACTGCGTAATCCCGCCCTCATGACAGCGTTGGGTGCCCGGGTCACCGTGGTGCCCAGTGACGACAAAGGTCTGCCCTCCGACGGCAAGGAGGCCTACCTCACCGCGCTGCTCGGCTGGCTGACCTGGAACGGACTGCCCGCCAACGTGCCCAGTGCGACCGGCGCCGCCGGCGCGCGCCTGCTCGGCGCCATCACCCCGGGGGCGGGTCCGTTACTGCCGCCCACACCACACCCCCGACCCGTGACCCGACTCCGGGTCACACCCCCCGACACACCGTAG
- the ftsY gene encoding signal recognition particle-docking protein FtsY, which yields MTSVSNTWLWIIVIAAVVLLVALAAGLTIARKRRISLERREEEERPKGGRYQAGGSITLAPGGEKKTPIQPQAPPEPPPHPVSERTETDGEPGVGEDAAVPRDAPRRDIVDVGLPEQTLEAPETKPVPKPRPEPEPKAEPEAAPEPAAEAAPKAQPVTDEATQAPAPEKPEAEPEVEAAPEAAPEVPAPAPEAPAPEAPPVPKEEVAPATGRIERLRGRLSKSRSALGQSLLGLLGAGDLDEESWEDVEDTLLIADLGAATTTEIVETLRTELSARGVRTSEQARALLREVLVNALGPDSDRSVRALPHTVDGTKQPAVVLVAGVNGTGKTTTTGKLARVLVAQGHDVVLGAADTFRAAAADQLQTWAERVGAEVIRGKEGADPASVAFDAVKRGISSGVDAVLIDTAGRLHTKTGLMDELGKVKRVVEKQAKVDEVLLVLDATTGQNGLAQARVFSEVVDVTGIVLTKLDGTAKGGIVFQVQRELGVPVKLVGLGEGPDDLAPFEPEAFVDALLA from the coding sequence ATGACAAGCGTGTCGAACACCTGGTTGTGGATCATCGTCATCGCGGCCGTTGTGCTGTTGGTCGCACTCGCGGCCGGGCTGACGATCGCACGCAAGCGCCGGATCAGCCTGGAGCGCCGCGAGGAGGAAGAACGGCCCAAGGGCGGTCGGTATCAGGCCGGCGGCAGTATCACGCTGGCGCCGGGTGGGGAGAAGAAAACGCCGATCCAGCCCCAGGCGCCACCGGAGCCGCCCCCGCACCCGGTGTCCGAGCGGACCGAGACCGACGGTGAGCCGGGGGTGGGCGAAGACGCCGCCGTCCCGCGGGACGCCCCTCGCCGGGACATCGTGGACGTCGGCCTGCCCGAGCAGACGCTTGAGGCTCCGGAGACGAAGCCTGTACCGAAACCGCGTCCGGAACCCGAACCGAAGGCCGAACCCGAGGCGGCCCCCGAGCCGGCTGCCGAGGCCGCGCCAAAGGCCCAGCCCGTCACGGACGAGGCGACGCAGGCTCCCGCGCCCGAGAAGCCCGAAGCCGAGCCCGAGGTCGAGGCGGCTCCCGAGGCCGCGCCCGAGGTGCCCGCGCCCGCTCCTGAGGCGCCCGCTCCTGAGGCGCCGCCCGTGCCGAAGGAGGAGGTCGCGCCCGCGACCGGCCGGATCGAGCGACTGCGCGGTCGGCTGTCGAAGTCCCGTTCCGCGCTCGGGCAGAGCCTGCTGGGTCTGTTGGGCGCCGGTGACCTCGACGAGGAGTCGTGGGAGGACGTCGAGGACACGCTGCTCATCGCCGATCTCGGTGCCGCCACCACCACCGAGATCGTGGAGACGTTGCGTACCGAGCTGTCGGCCCGCGGTGTTCGGACGTCCGAACAGGCACGGGCGTTGCTGCGGGAGGTACTCGTCAACGCTCTCGGGCCGGACTCCGATCGCTCCGTACGCGCCCTGCCGCACACCGTGGACGGGACGAAGCAGCCCGCTGTGGTGCTCGTGGCCGGGGTGAACGGCACCGGCAAGACGACGACCACGGGCAAACTCGCCCGGGTGCTCGTCGCCCAGGGACACGACGTGGTGCTGGGCGCTGCGGACACCTTCCGGGCCGCCGCGGCCGACCAGCTGCAGACCTGGGCGGAGCGCGTGGGAGCCGAGGTGATCCGCGGCAAGGAGGGCGCCGACCCGGCTTCGGTGGCGTTCGACGCGGTGAAACGCGGCATCAGCAGCGGCGTGGACGCCGTGCTCATCGACACCGCGGGCCGCCTGCACACCAAGACCGGCCTGATGGACGAGCTCGGCAAGGTCAAGCGGGTGGTGGAGAAGCAGGCGAAGGTGGACGAGGTGCTGCTCGTCCTCGACGCCACCACCGGCCAGAACGGTCTCGCTCAGGCCCGTGTCTTCTCCGAGGTCGTGGACGTCACCGGGATCGTGCTCACCAAGCTGGACGGCACCGCCAAGGGCGGCATCGTCTTCCAGGTGCAACGTGAGCTCGGCGTTCCGGTGAAGCTGGTGGGCCTGGGTGAAGGGCCTGACGACCTCGCGCCGTTCGAGCCCGAGGCGTTCGTCGACGCGCTACTCGCCTAA
- a CDS encoding LCP family protein, with protein MTDDRTEALLREALEYEANRAVDPGVVQARLNDRMSRSARRRGPALIGVAVAVAVVVLTAVVVVPRLLGQDTPDERLASATGGSTPVTVLVAGMDDHGHTDSILLTRVRPDGVSLVSLPRNVRTDVPGHGEQQLNSAYRHGREAALADGKDAEAADRAGARTLVSTVADLTGTTVDHYALVDTDVIGAVTEAVGGVEVCVHPPLDGPDAERRRKLSGEEALAFLKQRRDLPHGDLDRIVRLQAFARSLFDSVLRNDGQRLKEVADVIAGHVRTDAELDVLGLAERLADMERPTLSVATIPLSHEEGTLPDGRGVIDVDVEQVRAFTSPFLDGKTPDGDRPDHSLPDGELPCVN; from the coding sequence ATGACCGACGACCGCACCGAAGCCCTGCTCAGGGAAGCACTGGAATACGAGGCCAACCGCGCCGTCGACCCCGGGGTGGTACAGGCCCGGCTGAACGATCGCATGAGCAGGTCGGCCCGGCGCAGAGGTCCCGCGTTGATCGGCGTGGCCGTGGCCGTCGCCGTGGTCGTCCTCACCGCCGTCGTGGTGGTCCCGCGCCTGCTGGGACAGGACACGCCGGATGAACGGCTCGCGTCGGCGACCGGTGGTTCGACACCCGTCACCGTGCTGGTCGCGGGCATGGACGACCACGGTCACACCGATTCGATCCTGCTCACCCGCGTGCGTCCCGACGGCGTCTCACTGGTGTCGCTGCCCAGGAACGTCCGGACGGACGTTCCCGGCCACGGCGAGCAGCAACTGAACTCCGCCTACCGGCACGGCCGTGAAGCGGCGTTGGCCGACGGGAAGGACGCCGAGGCCGCCGACCGCGCGGGCGCTCGGACCCTCGTCTCGACGGTCGCCGACCTCACCGGCACGACCGTCGACCACTACGCGCTCGTCGACACCGACGTCATCGGTGCCGTGACGGAGGCCGTCGGTGGGGTGGAGGTGTGCGTGCATCCCCCTCTCGACGGCCCGGACGCCGAGCGGCGACGGAAGTTGAGTGGGGAGGAAGCGCTCGCCTTCCTCAAGCAGCGCCGCGACCTCCCCCACGGAGACCTCGACCGCATCGTGCGGCTGCAGGCGTTCGCCCGATCGCTGTTCGACTCCGTGCTCCGAAACGACGGGCAGCGGCTGAAGGAAGTGGCCGACGTCATCGCCGGACACGTACGCACCGATGCCGAACTGGACGTACTCGGCCTCGCCGAGCGGCTGGCCGACATGGAACGGCCGACCCTGTCCGTCGCCACGATCCCACTCTCCCACGAGGAGGGGACGTTGCCGGACGGAAGGGGCGTGATCGACGTCGACGTGGAACAGGTGCGTGCTTTCACCTCACCGTTCCTCGATGGCAAGACCCCCGACGGCGATCGGCCTGACCACTCACTGCCCGACGGCGAACTACCCTGTGTGAACTGA
- a CDS encoding SigE family RNA polymerase sigma factor, whose amino-acid sequence MTERIPREAAPYRFDDFVRQRLDRFLRYATALSCDPHLAQDIVQEVLLRAQARWERIATLHAPEAYVHRMVTNEYLSWRRHRAARQVASTHETLETLARPVADHASRYAERDAMRARIATLPRKQRAALVLRYYENLSDAEIAEVLGCGAGTVRSHISRALTKLRAAEAAHARTTETVKGAHS is encoded by the coding sequence GTGACAGAACGAATACCCCGCGAAGCGGCGCCCTACCGCTTCGACGACTTCGTCCGGCAGCGACTGGACCGGTTCCTGCGCTACGCGACGGCGTTGTCCTGCGATCCGCACCTGGCACAGGACATCGTCCAGGAGGTCCTGCTGCGTGCCCAGGCCCGGTGGGAGCGGATCGCCACCCTGCACGCGCCGGAAGCCTACGTCCACCGCATGGTGACCAACGAATACCTGTCGTGGCGCCGACATCGCGCGGCTCGGCAGGTCGCCTCCACCCACGAAACGCTGGAGACCTTGGCCCGTCCCGTGGCCGACCACGCCTCGCGGTACGCCGAACGCGACGCTATGCGTGCCCGGATCGCCACGCTGCCCCGCAAACAACGGGCAGCCCTGGTGCTGCGCTACTACGAGAACCTCAGCGACGCCGAGATCGCCGAGGTACTGGGATGCGGGGCCGGAACCGTCCGCAGCCACATCTCGCGAGCACTCACCAAACTGCGCGCGGCCGAGGCCGCACACGCTCGCACCACCGAAACCGTCAAGGGGGCTCACTCATGA